In Paroedura picta isolate Pp20150507F chromosome 12, Ppicta_v3.0, whole genome shotgun sequence, one DNA window encodes the following:
- the RPL7A gene encoding large ribosomal subunit protein eL8, whose protein sequence is MPKGKKAKGKKVAPAPAVVKKQEAKKVVNPLFEKRPKNFGIGQDIQPKRDLTRFVKWPRYIRLQRQRAILYKRLKVPPAVNQFTQALDRQTATQLLKLAHKYRPETKKEKKQRLLARAEQKAAGKGDVPTKRPPVLRAGVNTVTTLVENKKAQLVVIAHDVDPIELVVFLPALCRKMGVPYCIIKSKARLGRLVHRKTCTCVAFTQVNPEDKGALAKLVEAVKTNYNERYDEIRRHWGGNVLGPKSVARIAKLEKAKAKELATKLG, encoded by the exons ATG CCCAAGGGGAAGAAGGCCAAAGGGAAGAAGGTGGCCCCAGCCCCTGCCGTCGTCAAGAAGCAGGAGGCCAAGAAGGTGGTCAACCCTCTCTTCGAGAAGAGGCCCAAAAACTTTGGCATAG GACAGGATATCCAGCCTAAACGTGACCTGACCCGCTTTGTGAAATGGCCCCGGTACATCCGACTTCAGCGTCAGAGAGCCATCCTTTACAAAAGGCTGAAGGTGCCCCCAGCGGTTAACCAGTTCACACAGGCATTGGACCGCCAGACAG CTACTCAGCTTCTGAAGTTGGCACACAAGTACAGACCGGAGAccaagaaagagaagaaacagcGACTGCTTGCTCGGGCAGAGCAGAAAGCTGCAGGAAAGGGAGATGTCCCTACCAAGAGGCCCCCAGTGCTGAGAGCAG GTGTTAATACAGTCACAACACTGGTGGAGAACAAGAAAGCCCAGCTAGTGGTGATTGCACATGATGTAGACCCCATTGAG CTGGTGGTGTTCCTGCCTGCTCTGTGTCGCAAAATGGGAGTTCCCTATTGTATCATCAAGAGCAAGGCCAGGCTGGGCCGCCTTGTCCACCGGAAGACCTGCACCTGTGTTGCTTTCACACAAGTTAACCC GGAAGACAAGGGAGCCCTGGCTAAACTGGTGGAAGCGGTGAAGACCAACTACAATGAGAGATATGATGAG aTCCGCCGTCATTGGGGGGGCAACGTCCTGGGGCCCAAGTCAGTGGCTCGCATTGCCAAGCTTGAGAAAGCCAAGGCTAAGGAATTGGCCACTAAGCTTGGGTAG
- the MED22 gene encoding mediator of RNA polymerase II transcription subunit 22 isoform X1, protein MSRGQEESVEVGEANSRPPLPGLVRGLLRPAPGLLFPAGWKLQLRRAKGRGQQGESLKPTRRAGGTRGNPEWGVPRGRGRGGLLTKSISSPIMSQQRVLPQSKETLLQSFNKRLKDDIKSIMDNFTEIIKTAKIEEETQVSRATQGEQDNYEMHVRAANIVRAGESLMKLVSDLKQFLILNDFPSVNEAINQRNQQLRGLQEECDKKLIALRDEISIDLYELEEEYYSSSYSLCDTNDLPLCEAYWRQEPAGGSPEGLPIPLAAAMMEQSIPAPQGPTPSHPHINGHGATPTEHA, encoded by the exons ATGTCGCGAGGGCAGGAGGAGTCCGTAGAGGTGGGAGAGGCCAATTCCCGCCCTCCACTTCCGGGCTTGGTTCGAGGCCTTCTTCGCCCCGCCCCCGGCCTTCTGTTTCCCGCGGGATGGAAGCTCCAGCTCCGGAGGGCGAAGGGGCGGGGCCAGCAGGGGGAGTCTTTGAAGCCCACGAGACGCGCCGGAGGAACCCGCGGGAACCCTGAATGGGGAGTCCCGCGCGGAAGGGGAAGGGGCGGTTTGCTGAC CAAAAGTATCTCCTCTCCCATAATGTCGCAGCAACGTGTTCTTCCTCAGAGTAAAGAAACCCTCCTTCAGTCCTTTAATAAAAGGTTGAAAGATGATATCAAGTCCATCATGGATAATTTCACAGAGATCATCAAAACCGCAAAG ATTGAAGAAGAAACCCAGGTGTCTCGGGCAACCCAAGGCGAGCAAGATAACTATGAGATGCATGTCAGAGCAGCAAACATT GTCCGGGCTGGGGAGTCACTCATGAAGCTCGTCTCTGACCTGAAGCAATTCCTGATCCTCAATGACTTCCCCTCCGTCAACGAAGCCATCAATCAGCGTAACCAGCAGCTGCgtggcctgcaggaggagtgtgACAAGAAGCTGATCGCGCTGCGGGACGAGATCTCCATTGACCTCTATGAGTTGGAAGAAGAATATTACTCTTCCAG CTACAGCCTGTGCGACACCAACGATCTTCCGCTGTGTGAGGCCTACTGGAGACAAGAACCTGCTGGGGGCTCCCCTGAAGGCCTCCCCAtacctctggcagctgccatgatGGAGCAGAGCATCCCAGCCCCCCAGGGGCCCACCCCCTCGCACCCTCACATCAACGGACACGGAGCTACCCCCACGGAGCATGCCTGA
- the MED22 gene encoding mediator of RNA polymerase II transcription subunit 22 isoform X2 — protein MSRGQEESVEVGEANSRPPLPGLVRGLLRPAPGLLFPAGWKLQLRRAKGRGQQGESLKPTRRAGGTRGNPEWGVPRGRGRGGLLTKSISSPIMSQQRVLPQSKETLLQSFNKRLKDDIKSIMDNFTEIIKTAKIEEETQVSRATQGEQDNYEMHVRAANIVRAGESLMKLVSDLKQFLILNDFPSVNEAINQRNQQLRGLQEECDKKLIALRDEISIDLYELEEEYYSSSLCDTNDLPLCEAYWRQEPAGGSPEGLPIPLAAAMMEQSIPAPQGPTPSHPHINGHGATPTEHA, from the exons ATGTCGCGAGGGCAGGAGGAGTCCGTAGAGGTGGGAGAGGCCAATTCCCGCCCTCCACTTCCGGGCTTGGTTCGAGGCCTTCTTCGCCCCGCCCCCGGCCTTCTGTTTCCCGCGGGATGGAAGCTCCAGCTCCGGAGGGCGAAGGGGCGGGGCCAGCAGGGGGAGTCTTTGAAGCCCACGAGACGCGCCGGAGGAACCCGCGGGAACCCTGAATGGGGAGTCCCGCGCGGAAGGGGAAGGGGCGGTTTGCTGAC CAAAAGTATCTCCTCTCCCATAATGTCGCAGCAACGTGTTCTTCCTCAGAGTAAAGAAACCCTCCTTCAGTCCTTTAATAAAAGGTTGAAAGATGATATCAAGTCCATCATGGATAATTTCACAGAGATCATCAAAACCGCAAAG ATTGAAGAAGAAACCCAGGTGTCTCGGGCAACCCAAGGCGAGCAAGATAACTATGAGATGCATGTCAGAGCAGCAAACATT GTCCGGGCTGGGGAGTCACTCATGAAGCTCGTCTCTGACCTGAAGCAATTCCTGATCCTCAATGACTTCCCCTCCGTCAACGAAGCCATCAATCAGCGTAACCAGCAGCTGCgtggcctgcaggaggagtgtgACAAGAAGCTGATCGCGCTGCGGGACGAGATCTCCATTGACCTCTATGAGTTGGAAGAAGAATATTACTCTTCCAG CCTGTGCGACACCAACGATCTTCCGCTGTGTGAGGCCTACTGGAGACAAGAACCTGCTGGGGGCTCCCCTGAAGGCCTCCCCAtacctctggcagctgccatgatGGAGCAGAGCATCCCAGCCCCCCAGGGGCCCACCCCCTCGCACCCTCACATCAACGGACACGGAGCTACCCCCACGGAGCATGCCTGA
- the MED22 gene encoding mediator of RNA polymerase II transcription subunit 22 isoform X3, whose product MSQQRVLPQSKETLLQSFNKRLKDDIKSIMDNFTEIIKTAKIEEETQVSRATQGEQDNYEMHVRAANIVRAGESLMKLVSDLKQFLILNDFPSVNEAINQRNQQLRGLQEECDKKLIALRDEISIDLYELEEEYYSSSYSLCDTNDLPLCEAYWRQEPAGGSPEGLPIPLAAAMMEQSIPAPQGPTPSHPHINGHGATPTEHA is encoded by the exons ATGTCGCAGCAACGTGTTCTTCCTCAGAGTAAAGAAACCCTCCTTCAGTCCTTTAATAAAAGGTTGAAAGATGATATCAAGTCCATCATGGATAATTTCACAGAGATCATCAAAACCGCAAAG ATTGAAGAAGAAACCCAGGTGTCTCGGGCAACCCAAGGCGAGCAAGATAACTATGAGATGCATGTCAGAGCAGCAAACATT GTCCGGGCTGGGGAGTCACTCATGAAGCTCGTCTCTGACCTGAAGCAATTCCTGATCCTCAATGACTTCCCCTCCGTCAACGAAGCCATCAATCAGCGTAACCAGCAGCTGCgtggcctgcaggaggagtgtgACAAGAAGCTGATCGCGCTGCGGGACGAGATCTCCATTGACCTCTATGAGTTGGAAGAAGAATATTACTCTTCCAG CTACAGCCTGTGCGACACCAACGATCTTCCGCTGTGTGAGGCCTACTGGAGACAAGAACCTGCTGGGGGCTCCCCTGAAGGCCTCCCCAtacctctggcagctgccatgatGGAGCAGAGCATCCCAGCCCCCCAGGGGCCCACCCCCTCGCACCCTCACATCAACGGACACGGAGCTACCCCCACGGAGCATGCCTGA
- the SURF6 gene encoding surfeit locus protein 6 produces MAALARQDGYLQALARRICAREGQEPRGRPRGTVSREDDAQPKKKKRKKPKKHAQGVEDALPGKLAVTEACKAKAKPPTAKVKNLGAGAHVASSSSELAAAGEKGSRSQNGDTGSQSRPDAFSTMALLRQRLHEKIQEVSSQGRSKELSAAALKKQQRRKYEKERKKRRRKELRMKEKTEEKEMGEVSAGATLELATTKNIGQSNVAFNKVEVHKEQLSKAEKRKEKRKTLKGNLTPLTGKNYKQLLSRLEIQKNKLEDLKDKDEKKAQELETKMRWTNVLYKAEGVKIHDDENRLKKALKRKEQRKSQRQKQWEKRTEQVVEKMQQRQDKRRKNLQKKKLAKMEWKKSKARKKGRVLPEDLEKAGSK; encoded by the exons ATGGCCGCTCTGGCCCGCCAGGACGGCTACTTGCAGGCGCTGGCCCGGAGGATCTGCGCCCGGGAGGGGCAGGAGCCCCGCGGAAGACCAcgtg GAACTGTGTCAAGGGAGGACGATGCtcagccaaagaagaagaaaagaaagaagccaaAGAAGCATGCCCAGGGCGTGGAAGATGCCTTGCCAGGCAAGCTGGCAGTCACTGAGGCCTGCAAAGCAAAGGCTAAGCCACCAACAGCAAAAGTTAAAAATCTGGGTGCTGGGGCTCATGTTGCATCCAGCTCCAGTGAGTTGGCtgctgctggggagaaagggagcAGAAGCCAGAATGGTGATACAG GTAGCCAGAGTAGGCCTGATGCCTTTTCCACCATGGCTCTGCTGCGTCAGAGGCTGCATGAGAAAATACAAGAAGTCTCTAGTCAG GGAAGGTCCAAAGAACTGTCAGCAGCTGCACTGAAGAAGCAGCAGCGAAGGAAAtacgagaaagaaagaaagaaacgccGGAGAAAAGAATTACGGATGAAGGAAAAAACTGAGGAGAAGGAAATGGGAGAAGTGTCAGCAGGAGCCACTTTGGAGCTCGCCACCACCAAGAACATTGGGCAGTCCAACGTAGCCTTCAACAAGGTTGAAGTGCATAAAGAGCAGCTCAGCAAAGcggagaagaggaaagagaagaggaagacttTGAAAGGCAACCTCACCCCGCTGACAGGGAAGAATTACAAGCAGCTCTTGAGTCGGCTGGAGATTCAGAAGAACAAGTTGGAAGATCTGAAGGACAAAGATGAGAAGAAGGCCCAGGAGTTGGAGACCAAGATGAGGTGGACCAACGTCCTGTATAAGGCTGAAGGAGTCAAGATTCATGATGATGAGAACCGGCTGAAGAAAGCCCTCAAGCGGAAAGAGCAGCGCAAGTCCCAGCGCCAGAAGCAGTGGGAAAAGAGGACTGAGCAAGTGGTAGAGAAGATGCAGCAGCGGCAGGACAAGCGCCGCAAGAACCTCCAGAAGAAAAAGCTGGCCAAGATGGAGTGGAAGAAAAGCAAGGCCCGCAAGAAGGGCCGTGTCTTGCCTGAAGATCTGGAGAAAGCTGGCTCCAAATGA